Within the Xanthocytophaga agilis genome, the region TGGAACTACACTTTAATAACAGAGTATTCAAAACTATTCCGTTTGAGTCTGTATTTCCTTATCATACAAATTTCAAAGCTGCTTTTATCAGCATGTCTTACCCTACAGGCTCAATAGAATACAGGTTTCGACTACGTAATCTGGAAAAAAAATGGTCTACTCCCAGTACACAACATACCATTTCATATCAGATGCTGCCAGCAGGAGATTATACCCTAGAGGTACGTGCCCGAAAAGGTGGTTATGACTGGAGTCCTCCTTTATCATTCTCATTTCATATAGAAGAGGTATGGTACAAACAAACCTGGGCGTATGGTATTTATTTTACCATTCTGATTGCGTTGATCTGGATTCTTATACAGGTAAATACATGGCGACATGAACGCGAAAGACTACGGCTTAACAAAATTATTGATAGCAAAACACAGGACATCTGGAATAAACACCAGGAGATACTGGCTCAGAATGAAGAATTGCATTCCCAACAGGAAGAAATTGCGATGCAACGGGATAAACTAAGCGCTCAGTTTGAAGAGCTTATGAAAGCCCAGCAGATCATAGAAGAACAGAATAAGACCATACGACAACGAAATAAGTCGCTGAAGAAAGAAGTAGACATACGTACGCAGGAACTGGTAGATTACAATCAACAGTTGGAACAGTTCGCTTTTATTACTGCCCACAACCTCCGATCGCCCGTTGCCCGTATTCAGGGACTAGGTACACTACTTGAACTGGCAGAAACGCAAACAGATATTGACCCTAAGGATGTTACAAAAAAACTAATAAAAACAGCCTATGACCTGGATCAGGTCATTAAAGACCTGAATGCGATTCTGGAAGTAAAAAAGAACAGCACTAAAATTTTATCAGAGGTTAATCTTTATCATGAACTTGAGAAGGTAAAAGCTAATCTGTCTAAAGAAATACAGGATACAGAAACCGAACTACAAGTAGACTTTTCGGAGGTATTTCTGTTTTTATCCATTCCAGCTTATATAGATAGTATTCTTCATAATTTAATTAGTAATGCGATCAAATACCGACATCCGGATCGTACACCCATTATACGTATCCGAACCTGGCAACAGGAGCAAACCATTGGCATGGAAGTAAGTGATAATGGTCTCGGCATAGATCTGATGGCGTATGGCAAAAATGTATATCAGCTTTATAAACGTTTTCACTTTCATGTGGAAGGCAAAGGCTTGGGACTATATCTTGTCAAAACACAGGTAGACGCTCTGGGAGGTCGTATTGAACTTGAAAGTGAAGTAAACAAAGGTACTACCTTCCGCATTTATCTTACCCCAGGCAAAGAATCTGGTATCTAAATTACCTTTATTTGTTAATACAAGCCAATCTATTTTATAGCAAGTACAGTTATTTTTCTGCTCCCTCCTGCATTTCTGCAAAAATCCTTACTTTTGCGCTTCGTTTAGAACCTCTTAAACCGAAAATAACCTGTATGTCTGAGTACAACTTTCGTGAAATAGAAAAAAGATGGCAGCAACGCTGGGAAGAACAGCAGACCTATCGTACAGATGTAGACGCCAGTCGTCCCAAGTACTATGTACTGGATATGTTTCCGTATCCATCCGGAGCCGGATTGCATGTGGGGCATCCACTGGGTTATATAGCCTCGGATATTGTATCCCGCTATAAACGTCTGCAGGGTTTCAATGTGCTGCATCCGATGGGATTTGATTCGTTTGGTTTGCCAGCAGAACAGTATGCAATACAAACCGGACAGCATCCTGCCGTTACAACAGAAAATAATATTGATACGTATATCAGTCAGCTGAAGAAAATAGGATTCAGCTACGACTGGAGCCGGGAAGTACGTACGTCTGATCCTAAGTTCTACAAATGGACACAGTGGATTTTTATGCAACTGTTTAACCATTACTATGACAAGGATGCAGATAAGGCTCTTCCAATCAGTAAACTAACCGAACACTTTGCAAAACAGGGTAATTGTGGCATTAATGCAGTATGTGATGAGGATACGCCTGCTTTTACAGCAGCAGAGTGGAATGCAATGACAGATAAGCAGCAACAGGAGTTGTTGTTTAAATACCGTCTGACTATGCCTGATGAAGCCTATGTAAACTGGTGCGCGGCTCTGGGTAGTGTATTGTCTAACGATGAGGTAAAAGATGGTGTATCTGAAAGAGGTGGCTATCCGGTAGAGCGTAAACTGATGAAACAGTGGTCTATGCGGATTACTGCCTATGCAGATCGTTTACTGGATGGATTAAACGAGATTGACTGGTCTGACTCTATCAAAGAACAGCAACGCAATTGGATTGGCCGTTCACAGGGGGCGAGTGTACAGTTTGCGATTGAAGGAAACAATGATAATCTGATTGAAGTGTTCACTACAAGGGTAGATACCATTTATGGTGTAAGCTTTATTGTACTGGCACCTGAACATGAGTTTGTGTCATTCCTGACTACGCCTGAGCAGAAAACCGAAGTAGATACCTATGTAAAATGGGCAGCATCCCGTTCAGAAGTAGACCGGATGTCAGAAGTAAAGAAGGTGACAGGAGTATTTACAGGAAGTTACGCTATCAATCCATTTAATGGAGAGAAAGTACCTATCTATCTCGCTGATTATGTACTGGCTGGCTATGGAACAGGTGCTGTAATGGGTGTGCCTTCCGGTGATCAGCGGGACTGGAATTTTGCAACCCATTTTAGCCTGCCGATTATTCCTATTCTGGATTCTCAAAAGGATATGGATAAGCAAGCAGATGCTACCAAAGAGGGACGCTATATCAACTCTAGTATCATCAATGGTATGGAGTACAAAGAAGCTACAGCTACCCTGATTAAGTGGCTGGAAGAAAGAGGTTTGGGTAAAGGTAAGGTACAATACCGTCTACGCAATGCGGTATTTAGCCGTCAGCGTTATTGGGGTGAACCAGTACCTGTTTATTATAAGGATGGTCTGCCGCAATTAATTGATGAGCAGGATTTGCCATTGCTATTACCCGAAATTGATAAGTATCTTCCAACTGAAACGGGTGAGCCACCACTGGGAAGAGCCGAGAACTGGAAATACAAAGGACAGTATGAATATGAATTGAGTACCATGCCTGGATGGGCTGGTTCCAGCTGGTATTTCTATCGGTATATGGACCCTCAGAATGACAGTGAGTTTGCATCCAAAGAGTCTGTTGACTACTGGCAGAATGTAGACTTGTATCTGGGAGGTTCAGAACATGCTACCGGACACTTGTTATATTCCCGTTTCTGGAATCACTTCCTATATGACCTGGGTCTGGTTCCTCAGAAGGAGTATGCAAAGAAGCTGATTAATCAGGGGATGATTTTGGGACGAAGCAATTATGTCTATCGTGTGAAATCTTCTGAAGGAGAAGGAAAAAACCCGGTATTTGTATCATACAATCTGCGTAAAGAATATGAGACAACTGCGATTCACGTAGATGTAAATATTGTTGAAAACGATGAATTGAATGTAGAAGCATTCAAAAAATGGAGACCAGATTTCCAAAATGCAGAATTCATCCTGGAGGATGGAAAATATATTTGTGGCTGGGAAATCGATAAGATGTCAAAACGTTACTACAACGTTGTAAATCCTGATGATATTGTAGCCCGTTATGGAGCTGACACATTACGTATGTATGAGATGTTCCTGGGACCATTGACAGATGCTAAACCCTGGAACACCAATGGCATCAGTGGTGTACATAACTTCCTGCGTAAACTGTGGCGGTTATTCTATAACGAAGACAATGGGAACCTGCTGGTAACAGATGCCGAACCAACCCGCGAAGAGTTGAAGTCACTGCATAAAACCATCAAAAAGGTAGCGGATGATATTGAAAACTATTCATTTAATACAACGGTCAGTGCCTTTATGATTTGTGTGAATGAATTGTCTTCTCAAAAATGCAGCAAGCGGGCTATTCTGAGCGATCTGATTGTGATTTTGTCACCATTTGCACCTCACATCGCAGAAGAACTGTGGTCTATCTTAGGACACGCTACCAGCGTTACTAAGGCATCCTATCCGGTGTTCAATGCATCTTACCTGACAGAAGATAGTTTTGAGTATCCCATTTCTATCAATGGAAAGGTACGTATCAAAATGACCTTCCCGGCAGATGCTCTTCCGGCAGATATCGAGCAATCAGTATTGGCAGAAGAAACAGTACAGAAATGGCTGGAAGGTAAAGCACCGAAAAAGGTGATTGTAGTACCAAAACGGATTGTAAACGTGGTAGTATAAGTAGTTTACAATTAATGTATATATACGAGGTTCGGAATTTTCTGAACCTCGTTTTTTATGTCATCTGTCCTTCCACAATAGCTTTAAAAGAGAATTAGAATATAATTGAAAAAACAACTAACTTTTAACAGAATTTATACAAAGGAAAATAATGTATGGAGATACTACTAGAAGTAGTTTTTATATTGATCTTCAGATATGTCGGAGCATTTGTTATATGGTTATTTACCATTTTCAGGAGACCCTATACAAATATTCTTGAAATGGATGCATATTTTCTCGGCATATTGGGTATGACAGCAACAATGTTGACATTTTTGGGAGTTTGTAAACTTTTTCAGAGTATATACCTATAGTATAGAAATGTGAGGCTGTGAATCAAATGATGAGAAAGAAGGAAGCCTTCTAGACTGCATGTTCCAGAATACAGAGTGCAATGGAGGCATTTTTTGCAAGTTCTTTGTCTTGATCTTCAAAGTAAAAGAAACCATTCTGAAGGATTTCTTTGCGTTCTTTTATCCAGCTGATAAGTATAGCTATTGATTCGCTTGACAATTCTCTAAAGCCTGCCTTTAAGTTGGGTAACTCATCATAGTAGCTATGAATGAGATCAACAAAATTTTGAAAGCTATAATCTTCAAAACTAAGGTTCCAGCGCGTTAGCATTGGCTCAATAGCTCCTGTCAGCTTATAGATCTCTAGAAAAGTTTCTTTGTCAAAATACGACTGATTCTTGATGAGATCCGTCCACCAGGCAAACAGAAAACGAGTGAGAACATCCTGTTCCTCTTTTTTCCAGTGACGCCAATCTCCATAGGTTAGTTTTCCTAAAACAATGAAAGTGTCAACAGGAAAAGAAGTAGTTGCCAAAAGTTCGAATATTCGAGGTAAATAATGTTTGAAATCCGCTGTATCGCCCCAGGTTGTCATGGCTTTGAAGGTATATTTTGCCAGATCATCTTCACTAAGCTGTCGAAGGGACTTTGAGTGAATAGCTTCCTGATCTGCATCTGACACACAACAAGGACATCCATCTATTGCTGATCTGGCATAATAAACGGAAAAGGTAGAGTATATACTTTCAATTGCCTGTTGTAACTCTTCTGTCATGGTATGTACTCAATTACTTTTCAGAGGTTTTGTGTTATTTACTGATTTAAAATCGACTTCACTTTTGCTAAAAACTGTATAGGTGCCTGATGATTGGGATCAATCTGATGTGCTATCTCAAAATGCTGCTTCGCCGTTTCATAGTCGCCCATTTTATAATAACACTCTCCCATAGAAAACTCAGCCAGTAAACTAGTTGGATTTTCTTCTAACGAAAGCTGGAAGTCGTCAATGGCATCTTCCCATAACCCAAGATCCATTTTACAAAAAGCTCTGTTATCTATTGCTTCATAAAACTGGGGAAACAAATCAACCGCTTTTGAATAGGCATCAATAGCTTCCGGATACTTCTTTTCATCCGTCAAACGAAGTCCGTCTCTGTAATAGGCAGTAGCAACAGGAATATAGTCTTTTGGTGCCTGGGTCTGACGCAGATACTCATGATAGCCTATTAAATCTTCTGCTATGATAGGCTGATTGGTCAGTAACGTAGCATTGGCAAATGCATCTTTGTCGATAGGAGAATGATACATCCAGATATCGAGTGTTTCCACATCTACCTGAACGGGCACACGATCCAGAGGAGCATACGTTAACACATGATAGCAATTAAATGCAGCATCGTCCACGAGTAACTTATACAGATGATACTGTTGGTCGGATTGAAGGTAAAAGAGATCTCCTGTAGAAAAATTCATATGGAGCAAAGTTACGGATTACAATACCTGATATTCTTTTGAGAGGATTTAGTTGACTGTTTTATCTTTCATTTGGAACGCTGTTCAATGTTTCCTCCAGAAAAGTCAGAACCACAACAGGAAGTTCTTTGTGAAAAGCTTCTCTATCAAATCCCGGAGGATCTGTTGAAGGACGGAAATCGGGCCTTCGCATGGTTTCCGGAAATGGACTAAGAAAAGAAAAATGGCCGGCATTTTCCACTACTTTATGTATGACCTGACTGGAATCAGGTACACTGGCCAATACAACTTCAGCATTCCATGCAGGCGTAACCGGATCATGTTCGGCCATAAACATCAGAATCGGAATAGTTACTTTACTCAGTGAATCCTTAAACCACCCTGCTCCTGGAGCCAACAATACGATAGCCTTTATCCGTGGATTCGATGTTACATCAACTCTCTCCCCTTCCAGTGTCCGGGGCACTCCACCTGCTACAGCTAATGCTGTATAGCCTCCCATTGAATGTCCGATTACAGCTATTTTATCCTGTACCACAAAAGCTTGTAACCACGATTCAGTAAGTAACTGTTCAATGGTCATGCTTACATGTCGTGGTCGGTATTGTAAGTTTAGTGTAGTATTCTCCAGCGTATTATTATTTCGGTTATTTCCATAATGTTCCAGCATGGCTACTATATATCCATTTCGTACCAGATGTATACTGATGGTTCTGTAAAGCAAATGCGAACCGCCATTACCATGTGAGATAATAACCAATGGAAAACTCCCCTCTGCTATTTCAGCATCAACACTCACATCCATCACATATGGACCAAAGGAAGTAGGTGTTGCTGCTGTATACGTAGGATACTGTACCAGCACAGGAAAGGAAAGCTCATTTTCTTCATCATGGATTTGAAGCTGACGACTCCCTACAAAGAAATTATTACGATTCATTGACTTAATTTATGGTTGCCTATCAGGAAGCATACTCCATACCTTTGAGGCGATTGGGTTCCAAATATATATATTCCCGACGAGCATCTATGATAATAGAAAAGCGTTTTATAATCTCGCCTCCCAACACGCTCATTTTCTGCCGACCGATAGCTCCTTCGAAAAATCCAACAGGCACGTTAGACAAGGTTTCATTGCCTATTTTCAGTTCAGGTAAAATAGCCTGTTTGGTTTTTACTACATTGCCATACGAATCTGTCAGCTTCTTTTCACTGGTAATTTTCAATTTCTCTCCCAGTTTATGTTCTCCAGTAAAGGCATCATCAAACAGAATAGCTCCGGAATAGCCGGAATGAATCAGAAATCGGTTAGTCAGTGTACTATCTCCTACTTTGCAGTTTGCCTCCAGAAACATATAGTCATTCTCAAAAACCAGTTTGTGTTTTTTATATTTTTTACTCTTGGCAGGAAGACTTTCAGAAACTATCATTACCTGTTTCTCGAAATCCAGTTCAATCACCTTGTCTTTGAATAAATCTATTCCAACTTTTCCATCTGTCTTTCGTCCAGAATTTTTATTTTCCCAGAGAGGTAGATCTTTCCATGTCAGATCTCCTATCTGTAAAGTATTCTTCTCACTAAACCGGGCAGAGTTTACATCCCCACCCCAGCTCTTAATCCCTTCTGTCTTCTCCTGAAAAGTTATGGTTTTTAATCTGGAAACTGCCTCTTCTGTTAATGTTACAAAATTCGCAGCAGAGTGAAACATCAGATTCACAGTGTCTTTCTCATTCAAAATAGCCTTTACAGAGATATTGTTGTATTCTGTAAGCTGGAAAGGAATACTATGTGCTTTTCCTTGTCCAAACAGGTTATAAGAAAGGCAATAGCACAGAATCAGAATACCTAGTTTACGCATAAAGAGTTGGTATTAGATGTTGACAGAGGAAAAAATCAGACAATATGTGAAATATGACTGCACACGGCTGAAGATAGGCAAAAAGAAAATAGCGGCAATAAAACAATCACAGATATGGATAAACATCCACTATTCCGTTAAGAGTGGTTACATGAGTCATTTCAACTATCATAGAAAAGATTATATAATCTCAAAATAGTAATGACGCATTGCCTATACTTTTCCTTAAAAGTAAGAATGACTCATGTATAAAATTGGAATCTCAACTATTAACACCATTCCGTCATCCATGCCTTACATACACGAAGAGCATCTTCATATTGATCAACAACAACAATTAGCTGATTGGAATGATCACTGTATTGAGTCAGGATGTTAATATTAGCGTCGGCTAATCGCCGACAAAACAGTCCCAGTTGTCCTGGCACATCCTGTCTTAGCTTTTGAATAATTACCTCGTGAATAGTAACCACTTGTATCCCTACCTCTTCCAATACCTTCTTTGCCTGTTCAGCCTCCTCAACCAGAAAGTGTGCAACCGCATACTGTCCATTGTCAAATACGCCACCTCCTTCCAGGCTAATTTGGTTTTTTCCTAATGTTTCACCAAGTAAGGCTAACGTACCAACTTTGTTTTCCAGTTTAATTTCAATGTCTTTCATAAAAGATAATTAATGATGAATGGATTTACTGTCGTCAGGAGCTTGTTGTCTGTCTGCCATTCCGTAGTCTCTTATTACAGTGGCGACCCTAACCGGTAGTTTTCAAAAACAGAATCTCTGCCTTTTTTCTGAGCCATTCGGTGTAGCTCCAGATTTCGCCATTGGGCAATACTCTCTTCGTCCTGCCAGAAGGATAAGGACAATACTTTTTCGGGTTGTGTAATGCTCTGAAACCGCTCAATAGAGATAAAACCTTCTATCTTGCTTAACTCAGGCCGGAGTCTGGCGGCAATATCCAGATACTCATCCCATTTGTCTTTTTCGGGAAACGCTTCAAATAGTACTGCGATCATTTTTGGATTTGTTTGTTTGAGCAAACGTACAGGAATGGCTACCTTTACACTTCATCCTATACTGAACTATGGATACAGAAGAGAAATTTGTCTTTATCTCAGGTTTATTATGTGAACCTACCCGAGCCAGAATGTTATGGAACCTGCTGGATGGGCGAGCCTATACAGCCACTGAGCTAGCTACTGCTGCAGATATTTCAACAACATCTGCCAGCAATCATCTGTCCAGGCTGTTAGAAGCAGATATCCTGAAGGTAGAAACACAGGGGCGCCATCGGTATTACAATTTTTTTAGTTCAGAAGTGGCCTATGTAGTAGAGTCTCTGGCAAACCTTGCCAAAGCGGATAGATCTACAAAATCACCAAACGCAGCTCCTGGCAAAGGCATTCATTATTGTAGAACCTGCTATGATCATATGGCAGGTTACGTAGGGGTACAAATTACGGAGGCAATGGAAACAAAAGACTATTTGCAGAAGTCAGATTCAGTCTATTTAGTGACAGAAAAGGGCTGGGAATGGCTCTCACAGTTCAGTATTACAGCTGATAGTTTGCCAGCAACCCGTCGTCCTTTAACACGTCAGTGTCTTGACTGGTCCGAACGACGTCCACATCTGGCAGGTCAGTTAGGCGCTCTTTTGTTGGAAAAAATGCTCCAGAAGGGATGGTTCAGGAAAGTCCAGTTTTCGAGGGAATTAATAGTTACCTCACACGGTGCTCAATCTCTCTATGAGATATTGGGTATCACCTTACAATAAGTAATACATTTAATCACCATCTGCATGCAGTCTGTGCTGTCCACAGGTGAGGCACTGAAACAAATACCCAGCCAGAGGACCATCTTTTGTCAGGTGATTGATAATATATTCTGATGGATATCCCAGGTATTCAATATCTGCTCTGAGTTCTGTCAGATAGGGCTTTATGGTTTCGCTATCTGCATATCCAATCAGTGCACAAGGCTCACCACAATGTGTTAACCATACTTCTGGTTGAAAGGAGTGATAGCCAGGTGTTTTTTCTGTTACTTCTATTAGAAGTTCCTGAGCAATAGAAGGAGGTGGATCATTAGGATCTGGAGATACACCTTCAATACCCAGATAGTCATTAAACTCTCCGTTGTATTTTTCAGCAGCTTTGCCATCTGCGATACACCAGGGACAGATGTAGTCTGGTTTATGAATGCTATAAAAAGAGCCTGTATATTTCAGATTTCGTTGTTCATTGCAGATGGAACAAACTCCATCAATGCTGTCAAATACACCCAACTCATATACATTCGGGCTATACTTAAACATAGGTAATTTCATATGTATTTTTGGCTGCTACCACAGTCTTATTGAAAATAGTTCTCATACTCCTCTTTGATCATGGTCATGTCAACATCTTTTACCTTCTAAAAATAAATGCTCCACAGAGCAGGTAACGTATCCAACGCTATCATTTGCTGTGATTTATTACTATACATAAATTTTACGAACTTCTTTCCCTGTATATCAAGCGTCGCAATCTTCATACTATCCAGAAAGTCGCGGGCATTACTCATATAAAACATATAATCGTCTGCTCCCACATAAAAATTTTCTTCTCCCAGTTCTTTCTTACTCTTCTCTATTTGTATCGTATCTGGCGAAATAAATAACGCAACTCTCTTGTCTATCACCACTGTATCTGTATGTCCCTGCACATTTTGTACAAGTAGTGTATCTTTACTATCTATCTTGCCTAAATCTGTGGTGTCCTTTGTCTGGCTAGTAGTACAACCCACAACCATCAGACAACATAACAGCAAATATTTCATACAAGGCTTTGACTTATTTTTCATTCAGAATCCTAACTTTTTACTATCCGGTGTGCAACAGCCAGTCCACTGGCAAATGCGGCTTCTACAGTTCCCATAGCAGGACCATCATACAAAGCTTCTCCGGCAAAAAACAATGTATCTTCTACGGATTCAGACACTATTTTTAAAGCTTCTTTGCTCTCAACAGTAGCATAGGCATAGGCACCACGTGTCAGTGGGTCTATTGTCCAGTTAGTTATTTCTTCCGCAACCAGTTGTTCCTCTATTACAGCTGATGAGGTACCAAACAAATAAGCTAATGTATCTATAGCCAGTACCAGTAACTGCTCTTTGGTATATTTCTGATAAGCGACAGCTTTGGGACCAGCCAGCCAGCCACAAAGTACAGGAGCTTTTTGAGGAGACTGCGTCCACCAGGTTGGAATATTTGCGTCGGAAAACAGAAAACCCAGTTCAGACATTTTTTGTATAGTTAACGGATCCTCTTTCTCCCAGAATGCAGACTGAAATTCCAGGACAAACTTTATGACAGCCCCAAAGCCCATTTGCTGAAAGGCAGATCGAACTGCTGGAATCTCAGGCTTCATATGAATGGTTCCAGTACTATTTGGTTCAGCCTGCCATACACCTAGTGGCAACGTAAAAATGATCTGAGAGGCATGCACTGTTTTTTCATTGCTTGTCTGTACCTCTACATGTCCTTTACGCCAGCTTACATGGGTTACCAATGCATTGAGGGAAATTTCTCCACCCTGTTTTTCGCAATCTATTGCAAGGAAAGCAAGTAGCTTACTATATCCTGCTGGCATACGGTATTGTGGTGCTTCATTTTCTTCTGACCATTCTTCACGCAGAGCCAATGTACTTGCCTTGGACGTTTCTGCTGCATCATAGCCTTCTACAAAACCGGTAACGGATTCTCTTAGCCCTTTATATTCTTCATCAGGAAAGTGTGTCTCCAGAAATTGCCCGATGGGTTCATCTATTGTTAGTTGACTCATCTTTTCAAGAAGCAAATCCCATTCTTCAATCGAAGAAGAATCACTTTGCCGGACCTTCCCCTCTTCTACTCTCCAGGCAGATCCTTCCATCTCCAGATACTCCAATCCGGCTTCTTTCAGCAAACCCAGCGACACAGGCAAGTCACCATGCACAAATTCAGCGCCTGTTTCTACAGGAATACTAAACCCAGCTTTTTGTATAGTATGAATACGTCCTCCAATCCGATCTCTTGCCTCCAATACTCTTACCTTCTTTCCAGCACGAGCCAACTCACGTGCAGCCAGTAAACCAGATGCACCTGCACCAATAATTACTACATCATATGAACTCATAAATGATAATCGTCAACAATTTATATAAATTTGAATTTATTTGAGTAGAAATAGTCTTTTACTTCGTTTATATAGGACATATCCACAGAAACAACTAAAATAATAAAGCTACCAGATTCTGGTTTTATTCACTCTTATACACACAATATGTTGTGAATGCAAACAAGATGGTTTT harbors:
- a CDS encoding winged helix-turn-helix domain-containing protein, whose product is MDTEEKFVFISGLLCEPTRARMLWNLLDGRAYTATELATAADISTTSASNHLSRLLEADILKVETQGRHRYYNFFSSEVAYVVESLANLAKADRSTKSPNAAPGKGIHYCRTCYDHMAGYVGVQITEAMETKDYLQKSDSVYLVTEKGWEWLSQFSITADSLPATRRPLTRQCLDWSERRPHLAGQLGALLLEKMLQKGWFRKVQFSRELIVTSHGAQSLYEILGITLQ
- the leuS gene encoding leucine--tRNA ligase — protein: MSEYNFREIEKRWQQRWEEQQTYRTDVDASRPKYYVLDMFPYPSGAGLHVGHPLGYIASDIVSRYKRLQGFNVLHPMGFDSFGLPAEQYAIQTGQHPAVTTENNIDTYISQLKKIGFSYDWSREVRTSDPKFYKWTQWIFMQLFNHYYDKDADKALPISKLTEHFAKQGNCGINAVCDEDTPAFTAAEWNAMTDKQQQELLFKYRLTMPDEAYVNWCAALGSVLSNDEVKDGVSERGGYPVERKLMKQWSMRITAYADRLLDGLNEIDWSDSIKEQQRNWIGRSQGASVQFAIEGNNDNLIEVFTTRVDTIYGVSFIVLAPEHEFVSFLTTPEQKTEVDTYVKWAASRSEVDRMSEVKKVTGVFTGSYAINPFNGEKVPIYLADYVLAGYGTGAVMGVPSGDQRDWNFATHFSLPIIPILDSQKDMDKQADATKEGRYINSSIINGMEYKEATATLIKWLEERGLGKGKVQYRLRNAVFSRQRYWGEPVPVYYKDGLPQLIDEQDLPLLLPEIDKYLPTETGEPPLGRAENWKYKGQYEYELSTMPGWAGSSWYFYRYMDPQNDSEFASKESVDYWQNVDLYLGGSEHATGHLLYSRFWNHFLYDLGLVPQKEYAKKLINQGMILGRSNYVYRVKSSEGEGKNPVFVSYNLRKEYETTAIHVDVNIVENDELNVEAFKKWRPDFQNAEFILEDGKYICGWEIDKMSKRYYNVVNPDDIVARYGADTLRMYEMFLGPLTDAKPWNTNGISGVHNFLRKLWRLFYNEDNGNLLVTDAEPTREELKSLHKTIKKVADDIENYSFNTTVSAFMICVNELSSQKCSKRAILSDLIVILSPFAPHIAEELWSILGHATSVTKASYPVFNASYLTEDSFEYPISINGKVRIKMTFPADALPADIEQSVLAEETVQKWLEGKAPKKVIVVPKRIVNVVV
- a CDS encoding NAD(P)/FAD-dependent oxidoreductase, translated to MSSYDVVIIGAGASGLLAARELARAGKKVRVLEARDRIGGRIHTIQKAGFSIPVETGAEFVHGDLPVSLGLLKEAGLEYLEMEGSAWRVEEGKVRQSDSSSIEEWDLLLEKMSQLTIDEPIGQFLETHFPDEEYKGLRESVTGFVEGYDAAETSKASTLALREEWSEENEAPQYRMPAGYSKLLAFLAIDCEKQGGEISLNALVTHVSWRKGHVEVQTSNEKTVHASQIIFTLPLGVWQAEPNSTGTIHMKPEIPAVRSAFQQMGFGAVIKFVLEFQSAFWEKEDPLTIQKMSELGFLFSDANIPTWWTQSPQKAPVLCGWLAGPKAVAYQKYTKEQLLVLAIDTLAYLFGTSSAVIEEQLVAEEITNWTIDPLTRGAYAYATVESKEALKIVSESVEDTLFFAGEALYDGPAMGTVEAAFASGLAVAHRIVKS
- a CDS encoding amino acid-binding ACT domain-containing protein encodes the protein MKDIEIKLENKVGTLALLGETLGKNQISLEGGGVFDNGQYAVAHFLVEEAEQAKKVLEEVGIQVVTIHEVIIQKLRQDVPGQLGLFCRRLADANINILTQYSDHSNQLIVVVDQYEDALRVCKAWMTEWC
- a CDS encoding tetratricopeptide repeat protein; amino-acid sequence: MNFSTGDLFYLQSDQQYHLYKLLVDDAAFNCYHVLTYAPLDRVPVQVDVETLDIWMYHSPIDKDAFANATLLTNQPIIAEDLIGYHEYLRQTQAPKDYIPVATAYYRDGLRLTDEKKYPEAIDAYSKAVDLFPQFYEAIDNRAFCKMDLGLWEDAIDDFQLSLEENPTSLLAEFSMGECYYKMGDYETAKQHFEIAHQIDPNHQAPIQFLAKVKSILNQ
- a CDS encoding aspartyl protease family protein, producing the protein MRKLGILILCYCLSYNLFGQGKAHSIPFQLTEYNNISVKAILNEKDTVNLMFHSAANFVTLTEEAVSRLKTITFQEKTEGIKSWGGDVNSARFSEKNTLQIGDLTWKDLPLWENKNSGRKTDGKVGIDLFKDKVIELDFEKQVMIVSESLPAKSKKYKKHKLVFENDYMFLEANCKVGDSTLTNRFLIHSGYSGAILFDDAFTGEHKLGEKLKITSEKKLTDSYGNVVKTKQAILPELKIGNETLSNVPVGFFEGAIGRQKMSVLGGEIIKRFSIIIDARREYIYLEPNRLKGMEYAS
- a CDS encoding CbrC family protein: MKLPMFKYSPNVYELGVFDSIDGVCSICNEQRNLKYTGSFYSIHKPDYICPWCIADGKAAEKYNGEFNDYLGIEGVSPDPNDPPPSIAQELLIEVTEKTPGYHSFQPEVWLTHCGEPCALIGYADSETIKPYLTELRADIEYLGYPSEYIINHLTKDGPLAGYLFQCLTCGQHRLHADGD
- a CDS encoding antibiotic biosynthesis monooxygenase, whose protein sequence is MIAVLFEAFPEKDKWDEYLDIAARLRPELSKIEGFISIERFQSITQPEKVLSLSFWQDEESIAQWRNLELHRMAQKKGRDSVFENYRLGSPL
- a CDS encoding alpha/beta hydrolase family protein, which translates into the protein MNRNNFFVGSRQLQIHDEENELSFPVLVQYPTYTAATPTSFGPYVMDVSVDAEIAEGSFPLVIISHGNGGSHLLYRTISIHLVRNGYIVAMLEHYGNNRNNNTLENTTLNLQYRPRHVSMTIEQLLTESWLQAFVVQDKIAVIGHSMGGYTALAVAGGVPRTLEGERVDVTSNPRIKAIVLLAPGAGWFKDSLSKVTIPILMFMAEHDPVTPAWNAEVVLASVPDSSQVIHKVVENAGHFSFLSPFPETMRRPDFRPSTDPPGFDREAFHKELPVVVLTFLEETLNSVPNER